Proteins encoded in a region of the Leifsonia sp. PS1209 genome:
- a CDS encoding DUF4287 domain-containing protein has product MSFQAYLDNIEDKTGKTPREFIALAHEHGFGEDTKAGPILEWLKTDFDLGRGHGMALVHVITKGPKIDAKFVGVDTAHRDESDTLWLDGKASKPA; this is encoded by the coding sequence ATGTCGTTCCAGGCATATCTCGACAACATCGAGGACAAGACCGGCAAGACGCCGCGCGAGTTCATCGCTCTGGCGCACGAGCACGGCTTCGGCGAGGACACCAAGGCCGGACCGATCCTGGAGTGGCTGAAGACCGACTTCGACCTGGGTCGCGGGCACGGGATGGCGCTGGTGCACGTCATCACCAAGGGTCCGAAGATCGACGCGAAGTTCGTCGGGGTGGACACCGCCCACCGGGACGAGTCCGACACGCTCTGGCTGGACGGCAAGGC
- a CDS encoding nucleoside deaminase, with amino-acid sequence MSISDDDRRHLTRAVQLAAEALDAGDEPFGSVLVGEDGAVLAEDRNRVGGGDETLHPEFELARWAVRNLSPDARAAAVVYTSGEHCPMCSAAHAWVGLGRIVYAASAEQISGWRASWGAPVSAVSALPIQTVAPGVPVDGPVAPFDDEVRRLLQRSVAG; translated from the coding sequence ATGAGCATCAGCGACGACGACAGGCGCCACCTGACGAGGGCCGTGCAGCTCGCGGCCGAGGCACTGGATGCGGGGGACGAGCCCTTCGGGTCGGTCCTCGTCGGCGAGGACGGCGCGGTGCTCGCCGAAGACCGCAACAGGGTCGGCGGCGGGGACGAGACCCTGCATCCCGAGTTCGAGCTCGCGCGCTGGGCGGTCAGGAACCTGTCACCGGATGCGCGTGCCGCCGCAGTCGTCTACACGTCGGGGGAGCACTGCCCGATGTGCTCGGCGGCGCACGCCTGGGTCGGGCTCGGGCGGATCGTCTACGCAGCGTCGGCGGAGCAGATCAGCGGGTGGCGCGCATCCTGGGGCGCCCCGGTCTCCGCGGTGAGCGCGCTCCCCATCCAGACGGTAGCGCCGGGGGTTCCGGTGGACGGTCCCGTTGCGCCGTTCGACGACGAGGTGCGCAGGCTGCTGCAGCGTTCGGTGGCCGGATAG
- a CDS encoding MFS transporter → MTEARRPGAAVAALSVGTLLNPLNSSMIAVALVSLQHSFRVDIATVTWVITSFYLASAAGQPLMGRFADRFGPRRLFLFGMLVVAVSCALTPFASSFVAVCAGRVALAIGTATAFPSAIAMLRSITEAASGGGGGAGSRAATPRLLGRIQIANTSGAAIGPVLGGVLVTFLGWQAIFWVNVPIAAVAFAGVWLFAPRDPERMKAPLRQVVAESDIPGIVAFVTALATLLVFLLDLRPQPLWWLLPVSILAGALFVWRELRTAHPFLDLRLLAANRRLLMVYLCFAVFNVVYYSAFFGLPQYLQEYGGYSAGIAGLLMFPLAAVTIVATPFAARAIERVGVRTTLLWGASALIVGAGLLAVGAATTAPVVVLVLTAVLGVPYCVVSIAMNQALYSAARPQDAGVAAGIFQTSRYVGAIVATTMLGLLFTDGTTASTWLAAVGIATGLAVVHLALLVFVRPRGTAEASPAP, encoded by the coding sequence GTGACCGAAGCCAGACGCCCGGGCGCCGCCGTCGCAGCGCTCAGCGTCGGGACGCTGCTGAACCCGCTCAACTCGTCGATGATCGCGGTGGCGCTGGTATCGCTGCAGCACAGCTTCCGGGTGGACATCGCCACGGTCACCTGGGTCATCACGTCGTTCTACCTGGCGTCGGCGGCGGGCCAGCCGCTGATGGGACGCTTCGCCGACCGGTTCGGCCCACGACGACTGTTCCTGTTCGGGATGCTCGTGGTCGCCGTCTCCTGCGCGCTCACCCCGTTCGCGTCGTCCTTCGTCGCGGTCTGCGCCGGACGGGTGGCTCTCGCCATCGGAACGGCGACGGCGTTCCCGTCCGCCATCGCGATGCTGCGGTCGATCACGGAGGCGGCGAGCGGTGGCGGCGGTGGCGCAGGGTCTCGGGCGGCGACGCCACGGCTGCTCGGGCGCATCCAGATCGCCAACACCTCGGGGGCCGCCATCGGGCCGGTGCTCGGCGGGGTGCTGGTGACGTTCCTCGGCTGGCAGGCGATCTTCTGGGTGAACGTCCCGATCGCCGCCGTCGCGTTCGCCGGGGTGTGGCTGTTCGCGCCGCGCGACCCCGAGCGGATGAAGGCGCCGCTGCGGCAGGTGGTGGCCGAGTCGGACATCCCGGGCATCGTCGCGTTCGTGACGGCGCTGGCGACGCTGCTGGTGTTCCTGCTCGACCTGCGGCCGCAGCCGCTGTGGTGGCTGCTGCCGGTGAGCATCCTGGCCGGTGCGCTGTTCGTCTGGCGCGAGCTGCGCACCGCCCATCCGTTCCTCGACCTGCGGCTGCTCGCGGCGAACCGACGGCTGCTGATGGTCTACCTCTGCTTCGCGGTGTTCAACGTGGTCTACTACTCGGCGTTCTTCGGCCTGCCGCAGTACCTGCAGGAGTACGGCGGATACTCGGCGGGCATCGCCGGGCTGCTGATGTTCCCCCTCGCGGCGGTGACGATCGTCGCCACCCCGTTCGCCGCGCGCGCCATCGAGCGCGTCGGCGTGCGAACCACCCTGCTGTGGGGAGCGTCGGCGCTGATCGTCGGAGCCGGGCTGCTCGCGGTCGGGGCGGCGACGACGGCGCCGGTGGTGGTGCTGGTGCTCACGGCCGTGCTCGGCGTGCCGTACTGCGTGGTGAGCATCGCGATGAACCAGGCGCTCTACTCGGCGGCCAGGCCGCAGGATGCGGGCGTCGCGGCCGGGATCTTCCAGACCTCACGCTACGTCGGGGCGATCGTGGCGACCACGATGCTCGGGCTGCTGTTCACCGACGGGACGACCGCATCCACGTGGCTGGCGGCGGTGGGCATCGCGACCGGGCTCGCCGTCGTGCACCTGGCGCTGCTCGTCTTCGTGCGCCCGCGCGGCA